A stretch of the Musa acuminata AAA Group cultivar baxijiao chromosome BXJ2-7, Cavendish_Baxijiao_AAA, whole genome shotgun sequence genome encodes the following:
- the LOC135616761 gene encoding vacuolar protein 8-like isoform X2, with protein sequence MMEETEHNTSDGNVAAMPVEDWLSRARLLVPTALEKARSARGFAGRWKSIASKIERVPTCLSDLSTHPCFARHALCRELLESVAATLSEAVELADRCCGGDGGKLRMQSDLDALSGKLDLNLRDCGLLVKTGVLGEAGPPPASTPARPGDAEFSRSKLCELLARLQIGHAEAKHRALDGLLEAMREDGKSVMAVLCRSNVSALVHLLTASSPKVREKAATAVYSLTESENCGNLLVSEGVLPPLIRLLESGSLVAREKAVISLQRLSISADTARSIAGHGGILPLIEVCQVGDSTSQSAAAGALKNLSAVPEVRQSLADEGVVRVMINLLDCSVVSGSKAHAAGCLQQLTSSNESLRRWVVSEGGVRSLLAYIDGPSPQEAAVGALKNLVCSAPMDRLISLGLLPRLVHALKDGSPGAQQAAAAAICKITSSAEAKRTVGESGCTPLLVKMLDAKSNGAREAAAQAMASLMTHPHNAREAKKEEKGVANLVRLLDPTPQNTAKKYAVACLLILSSSKRCKKMMVSHGGIGYLKKLAEVDVPGARKLLERLQRGRLRSLLFARR encoded by the coding sequence ATGATGGAAGAAACAGAGCACAACACCTCCGACGGCAACGTCGCAGCGATGCCGGTGGAGGACTGGCTCTCCCGCGCCCGCCTCCTCGTCCCCACCGCCCTCGAGAAGGCCCGGTCCGCCAGGGGCTTCGCCGGGCGATGGAAGTCCATCGCCTCCAAGATCGAGCGCGTGCCCACCTGCCTCTCCGACCTCTCCACCCACCCCTGCTTCGCCCGCCACGCCCTCTGCCGCGAGCTCCTCGAgtccgtcgccgccaccctgtcCGAGGCCGTCGAATTGGCCGACCGCTGCTGCGGCGGTGACGGCGGCAAGCTCCGGATGCAGAGCGACCTCGACGCGCTGTCAGGAAAGCTGGACCTCAATCTCCGTGACTGCGGACTCCTCGTCAAGACCGGCGTCCTCGGCGAGGCAGGCCCCCCTCCGGCCTCCACCCCCGCTCGGCCAGGCGACGCGGAGTTCTCCAGGTCGAAACTCTGCGAGCTTCTCGCCCGTCTCCAGATCGGGCACGCCGAGGCGAAGCACCGGGCCTTGGATGGGCTGTTGGAGGCGATGAGGGAGGACGGCAAGAGTGTGATGGCGGTCTTGTGCCGAAGCAACGTCTCCGCCCTCGTACACCTATTGACCGCGTCCTCCCCCAAGGTCCGCGAGAAGGCCGCCACCGCGGTATACTCGCTCACCGAGTCGGAAAACTGCGGGAATCTGCTGGTCTCCGAAGGGGTGCTGCCGCCGCTGATCCGGCTTCTGGAATCCGGTAGCCTAGTCGCCCGAGAGAAGGCGGTGATCTCGCTTCAGAGGTTGTCGATTTCCGCCGACACCGCCCGCTCCATCGCCGGCCACGGTGGGATCCTCCCTCTCATCGAAGTCTGTCAGGTCGGCGACTCCACCTCCCAGTCGGCAGCTGCGGGTGCGCTGAAGAACCTGTCGGCGGTGCCCGAGGTGAGGCAGAGCCTGGCGGACGAGGGAGTCGTCCGTGTCATGATCAACCTGCTCGACTGCAGTGTGGTGTCAGGATCGAAGGCGCACGCCGCCGGGTGTCTGCAGCAGTTAACATCAAGCAACGAGAGCCTGAGGAGGTGGGTGGTGTCGGAGGGAGGGGTTCGGAGCCTCCTGGCGTACATCGACGGACCCTCGCCACAGGAGGCAGCAGTGGGCGCATTGAAGAACCTGGTGTGCTCCGCGCCCATGGATCGTCTGATCTCACTCGGCCTGCTTCCTCGCCTAGTACACGCGCTGAAAGATGGATCCCCGGGGGCACAGCAGGCGGCGGCAGCCGCCATCTGCAAGATCACAAGCTCGGCGGAGGCGAAGAGAACGGTCGGAGAATCCGGTTGCACGCCCTTGCTGGTGAAGATGCTGGATGCCAAGAGCAACGGCGCGAGGGAAGCGGCGGCACAAGCCATGGCCAGCCTGATGACCCACCCGCACAACGCGAGGGAGGCCAAGAAGGAGGAGAAGGGCGTGGCGAACCTGGTCCGGTTGCTCGACCCCACCCCACAGAACACGGCGAAGAAGTACGCGGTGGCTTGCCTGCTGATCCTGTCGTCCAGCAAGCGGTGCAAGAAGATGATGGTGTCGCACGGAGGGATCGGGTATCTGAAGAAGCTGGCGGAAGTGGATGTTCCAGGAGCGAGGAAGTTGCTCGAGCGACTGCAACGGGGGAGGCTTCGGAGCTTGCTGTTCGCCAGGAGATAG
- the LOC135616763 gene encoding dehydration-responsive element-binding protein 1G-like codes for MDTFYGGDGAAASSGSSSSSSSPSSGETWLYSTVSQAPPKRPAGRTKFRETRHPVYKGVRRRGAAGRWVCEVREPNKKTRIWLGTFPTAEMAARAHDVAAMMLRGRSACLNFADSAWRLRVPPSFSSSRDIARAAAEAAEAFRPSSDSSGDAASPPMTESSAHASPSLPTTATPPPTSPEAGAGSDSYRGGAFDMMNYDDMDLGYCYYSSMAEELLVEPLLYNWDDVDAGADLPLWSYSI; via the coding sequence ATGGATACCTTTTATGGTGGGGACGGCGCCGCGGCCTCCTCCGGCTCCAGCTCCAGCTCCAGCTCGCCTTCCTCGGGGGAGACGTGGTTGTACTCGACGGTGTCGCAGGCGCCGCCGAAGCGGCCCGCGGGGCGGACCAAGTTCCGGGAGACGCGCCACCCGGTGTACAAGGGCGTCCGCCGAAGGGGCGCCGCCGGGCGGTGGGTCTGCGAGGTGCGGGAGCCCAACAAGAAGACCAGGATCTGGCTGGGCACGTTCCCCACGGCCGAGATGGCGGCGCGCGCGCACGATGTCGCTGCGATGATGCTCCGGGGCCGCTCCGCCTGTCTCAACTTCGCCGACTCCGCGTGGCGCCTCCGCGTTCCGCCCTCCTTCTCGAGCTCCAGGGACATCGCGCGGGCCGCGGCGGAGGCCGCGGAGGCGTTCCGGCCGTCATCGGACTCCAGCGGCGACGCTGCGTCCCCCCCGATGACAGAGAGCTCAGCACACGCATCACCATCGTTGCCCACGACGGCCACACCTCCCCCGACGTCACCGGAGGCGGGCGCCGGCAGCGACAGCTACCGCGGAGGCGCGTTTGATATGATGAATTACGACGACATGGATTTGGGATACTGTTACTACTCCAGTATGGCGGAGGAGTTGCTGGTGGAGCCGCTGCTGTACAATTGGGATGATGTCGATGCTGGCGCCGACCTGCCGCTGTGGAGCTACTCCATATGA